One segment of Pontibacter akesuensis DNA contains the following:
- a CDS encoding alpha/beta fold hydrolase, which yields MIRNIILYTLLLGTLLFNTSCEKDATAATPAAAEAPAAKDAYVSSELLLSVPKETLQAFTASKGQDQYLTEIKYGVSVYKLIYTTTYQGREIQASGLVCVPQGMTAPAPVISAQHGTIFRQSEAPTSFTGLSGFEAFAAGGFITLVPDYIGFGASKDIFHPYYDQKHSALAVVDMIKAAKTFYKKQQVQANDKLFLVGYSEGGYVTLAAQKEIETHPEHGLQVTASAAGAGGYDLVHMLSGIKSGQAYTYPAYLAYILQAYNHTNNWNRPLTELFQEPYASKLPALFDGVKGGSAINRELTTDTKKLFNPTFFAALQDDKKELALKQALQANSFYDWVPQSPTRLYHGTTDNIVPFQNSQVTYDRFKQQGAKNLELIPIKGQGHGSAFVPMLKSLVPWLQQF from the coding sequence GTGATCAGAAATATCATCCTTTATACTTTGCTGCTTGGCACACTGCTGTTTAACACCAGCTGTGAGAAAGACGCCACAGCCGCCACCCCTGCCGCCGCCGAAGCGCCGGCCGCAAAAGACGCCTATGTGTCGTCGGAGCTGTTGCTGAGCGTACCGAAGGAAACGCTACAGGCTTTTACCGCCTCCAAAGGACAAGACCAGTACCTGACCGAGATCAAGTATGGTGTTTCCGTGTACAAGCTTATTTACACCACTACCTACCAGGGCCGCGAAATACAGGCTTCGGGATTGGTGTGCGTACCGCAGGGCATGACAGCCCCGGCACCTGTAATCAGCGCCCAGCACGGCACCATTTTCCGCCAAAGCGAAGCTCCTACCAGCTTCACCGGCCTTTCCGGGTTTGAGGCCTTTGCTGCCGGAGGCTTCATAACGCTGGTTCCGGATTACATCGGTTTCGGCGCGTCCAAAGATATTTTTCACCCTTACTACGATCAAAAGCACTCTGCTTTGGCGGTGGTGGACATGATCAAAGCGGCAAAGACCTTTTACAAGAAGCAGCAGGTGCAGGCAAATGATAAGCTGTTCCTGGTAGGTTATTCGGAGGGAGGTTACGTAACGCTGGCTGCCCAGAAGGAGATTGAGACGCACCCGGAACATGGGTTGCAGGTAACGGCTTCGGCAGCCGGTGCCGGTGGTTACGACCTGGTGCACATGCTTAGCGGCATCAAGAGCGGGCAAGCCTATACGTATCCGGCGTACCTGGCTTACATCCTGCAGGCCTATAACCATACCAACAACTGGAACCGGCCGCTCACCGAGCTGTTCCAGGAGCCATACGCGTCTAAACTACCTGCTTTGTTTGACGGTGTAAAGGGCGGCAGCGCCATTAACCGGGAATTGACAACAGACACCAAAAAACTCTTCAATCCTACTTTTTTTGCTGCGCTGCAGGATGATAAAAAAGAACTGGCGCTGAAACAGGCGCTGCAGGCCAACAGCTTCTACGATTGGGTGCCACAGAGCCCTACCCGCCTCTACCACGGCACAACCGACAACATCGTTCCGTTCCAGAACTCACAGGTAACCTACGACCGCTTTAAGCAGCAAGGCGCGAAGAACCTGGAGCTCATCCCGATCAAAGGCCAGGGCCACGGTTCGGCCTTCGTCCCGATGCTAAAGTCGCTGGTGCCCTGGTTGCAGCAATTTTAG
- a CDS encoding sulfite exporter TauE/SafE family protein yields MEDILYLCLFAFMAGFIDSVVGGGGLIQLPALLIFLPGVPLPTIFGTGKFAGIAGTTAAMVRYVRTVKINYLAILPAAAMAFVFSFLGARALSHLDANLLKPLILVLLVLVAVYTFIKKDFGSLHAPKLTASKERLYGLMVGAVIGFYDGFFGPGTGSFLIFIFIGLFGFNFLAASAAAKVVNVATNLSALLYFGYKGYILYDVAIPMAVCSIIGSQLGTRTALRRGVGFVRVLFLIVVSGIILKFAYDTYGTGGSDFANLASSVQVWFGRKG; encoded by the coding sequence GTGGAAGATATTCTGTACCTGTGCCTTTTCGCCTTTATGGCGGGTTTTATAGATTCGGTGGTGGGCGGAGGCGGCCTGATTCAGCTGCCAGCCTTGCTGATATTCCTGCCGGGCGTGCCGCTGCCCACCATTTTTGGCACGGGCAAGTTTGCGGGCATAGCAGGCACCACCGCCGCAATGGTGCGCTACGTTCGCACCGTTAAAATCAACTACCTGGCTATACTTCCGGCAGCGGCCATGGCATTTGTGTTTTCCTTTTTGGGAGCAAGGGCGCTTAGCCACCTCGATGCCAACCTGCTGAAGCCGCTCATACTGGTGCTGCTGGTGCTGGTGGCAGTCTATACGTTCATCAAAAAAGACTTTGGATCGCTGCACGCGCCAAAGCTCACTGCATCCAAAGAGCGCTTGTACGGGTTAATGGTTGGTGCTGTGATCGGTTTTTATGATGGCTTCTTCGGGCCTGGCACCGGCAGTTTCCTTATCTTCATCTTTATTGGCCTGTTTGGCTTCAACTTCCTGGCGGCTTCGGCGGCGGCGAAAGTCGTGAACGTGGCAACCAACCTGTCGGCCCTGCTATACTTCGGCTACAAAGGCTATATTCTATATGACGTAGCGATTCCGATGGCGGTCTGCAGTATTATCGGCTCCCAACTAGGCACCCGCACCGCCCTCAGGCGCGGCGTAGGCTTTGTACGTGTCCTGTTCCTGATCGTGGTAAGCGGTATTATCCTCAAGTTCGCCTACGATACTTACGGCACCGGCGGCAGCGACTTTGCTAACCTGGCTTCATCGGTGCAAGTATGGTTTGGGCGGAAGGGTTAG
- a CDS encoding TolC family protein, with the protein MRKRDRYGILLVMLAFVLLGFPQAQAQDTAKVLTLQDFHRLILQHHPIASQAALLTEQARQELRIARGTMDPVISSKLYRKEYGGKEYYNLWSNKLRVPLWFGPELVAGFDRNTGQYLNPENTMPPDGLSYAGIAVPLGQGLFIDERRATIRQAKLMQGIAEAERVKLINKLLLEATKDYWEWLLQYRTAQVYQEAQELTEFRLRAVRSRVLEGDLAAIDTVEALMALQERQLLLQQAQLELQNAQLQVAVHLWAEDQVPLELQAHTIPTLTGIDASTVSAQELQSLLAEARSSHPELQKLSLKGEQLQIERTFAANKLLPKLNAEYNVLQRDFYLQPDIMEQDHLQGNYKLGLSFSLPIFLREERGKLQLTKAKLQANSLELVQQTREVENAVLLAYNELQALESQLQLQEQMVANALTLRNGEQIRFENGESSLFLINSREAKLLEAQVKLYTLRTKYAKARTYLYWAAGEIPVE; encoded by the coding sequence ATGAGAAAGCGCGACAGATATGGAATACTGCTGGTGATGCTCGCCTTCGTCTTGCTGGGCTTTCCCCAGGCGCAGGCGCAGGATACGGCCAAGGTGCTCACACTTCAGGATTTCCACCGCCTGATTCTGCAGCACCACCCCATTGCCTCACAGGCCGCCCTGCTGACAGAGCAGGCCCGGCAGGAGCTACGGATAGCACGCGGCACGATGGACCCTGTTATCAGTAGCAAGCTGTACCGCAAGGAGTACGGCGGCAAAGAGTACTACAACCTGTGGAGCAACAAACTGCGGGTGCCCCTGTGGTTCGGGCCGGAGCTTGTAGCAGGCTTCGACCGCAACACAGGCCAGTACCTGAACCCGGAAAACACAATGCCTCCCGATGGGTTGAGCTATGCCGGTATTGCTGTGCCACTCGGACAGGGGCTTTTCATTGACGAGCGCCGTGCCACTATTCGCCAGGCTAAACTGATGCAGGGTATCGCAGAGGCCGAACGCGTCAAGCTGATCAACAAGCTGCTGCTAGAGGCCACAAAAGATTACTGGGAGTGGTTGCTGCAGTACCGCACCGCCCAGGTATACCAGGAGGCACAGGAACTGACGGAATTCAGATTGCGGGCTGTTCGATCCCGGGTGTTGGAAGGAGATCTGGCCGCCATCGACACGGTAGAAGCCTTGATGGCCCTGCAAGAACGGCAGCTGCTGCTGCAGCAGGCACAGCTGGAGTTGCAGAATGCGCAGCTGCAGGTGGCAGTGCACCTGTGGGCCGAAGACCAGGTACCGCTCGAACTGCAGGCGCATACAATTCCTACGCTTACAGGAATTGACGCCTCTACCGTGAGCGCGCAGGAGTTGCAGAGCCTGCTGGCGGAAGCCCGAAGCAGTCATCCAGAGCTTCAGAAGCTAAGCCTGAAGGGGGAGCAATTGCAAATAGAGCGCACCTTTGCCGCAAACAAGCTGTTGCCCAAACTCAATGCAGAGTATAATGTACTGCAGCGCGATTTTTACCTGCAGCCAGACATAATGGAGCAGGACCACCTGCAGGGCAACTATAAACTGGGGTTGAGTTTCAGCCTTCCGATTTTCCTGCGGGAGGAGCGCGGAAAGCTGCAGCTAACAAAGGCAAAGCTACAGGCAAACAGCCTGGAGTTGGTGCAGCAAACCCGTGAGGTAGAAAACGCGGTGTTGCTTGCCTATAACGAACTGCAGGCCCTGGAAAGCCAGCTGCAACTGCAGGAGCAGATGGTAGCCAACGCGCTGACGCTGCGCAATGGCGAGCAGATCCGCTTTGAGAACGGGGAAAGCTCTTTGTTTCTCATCAACTCGAGGGAGGCCAAGTTACTGGAGGCGCAGGTAAAGCTTTATACCCTTCGCACCAAGTATGCCAAGGCCAGAACGTACCTCTATTGGGCCGCCGGGGAGATTCCAGTGGAGTAG
- a CDS encoding HlyD family secretion protein, with the protein MPKTSNDTTQTDHTQLKAMQQVQTPRQGRILTYWIGGIFLVVLLCLFLPWTQNINSIGTLTALTPQDRPQTLEAVIAGRITEWYVMEGAFVKKGDTIASISEIKEKYMDPNLLANLGEQLEAKQGSAVATGAKALAMQEQIEALREGLVYSLQKARNKVEQTRLKLQSDSMDVVAQRTELAVAESQFIRQENLYKQGLKSLTELEQRRLKLQEAQAKLLSVINKTDATRAELQNARTELNSLQAEYADKIAKAEAELNATRSYVLGTQAEVAKLQSEYNSTEVRNQYYHIVAPQDGYLVKTLKAGIGETIKEGEALATIMPSSPQLAAELYVNALDLPLIKPGDDMRLQFEGWPALVFSGWPGASFGTFGGTVAVIDNTGTNGQYRLLVVPDPEQEEWPDALRVGSGVQGWAMLNTVPIWYEIWRQLNSFPADYTTDKKATDTKKKTETAYEEE; encoded by the coding sequence ATGCCTAAAACATCAAACGATACCACACAAACGGACCACACACAGTTGAAAGCCATGCAGCAGGTGCAGACGCCCCGCCAGGGCCGCATCCTGACCTACTGGATCGGGGGCATCTTTCTGGTCGTGCTCCTGTGCCTCTTCCTGCCCTGGACGCAGAACATCAACTCAATAGGTACGCTGACGGCATTGACGCCGCAGGACCGGCCGCAAACGCTGGAGGCCGTTATTGCAGGCCGTATTACAGAGTGGTATGTGATGGAGGGCGCCTTTGTGAAAAAAGGCGATACAATTGCCAGTATCTCCGAGATAAAGGAGAAGTACATGGACCCCAACCTGCTGGCCAACCTGGGGGAGCAGTTAGAGGCGAAGCAGGGGTCTGCCGTTGCCACAGGCGCCAAGGCGCTGGCCATGCAGGAACAGATAGAGGCGCTGCGCGAAGGGCTTGTATACAGTCTGCAGAAAGCCCGCAACAAAGTGGAGCAAACGCGCCTGAAGCTGCAAAGCGACAGCATGGACGTGGTGGCACAGCGCACAGAACTGGCCGTAGCAGAATCGCAGTTTATCCGCCAGGAGAACCTGTACAAGCAGGGGCTGAAGTCGCTAACGGAGTTGGAGCAGCGCCGCCTGAAGCTACAGGAGGCACAGGCCAAGCTGCTGTCGGTGATAAACAAAACAGATGCGACGCGTGCAGAACTACAGAACGCCCGCACAGAGCTCAACTCGCTACAGGCCGAGTACGCTGATAAAATTGCGAAAGCCGAGGCCGAGTTGAACGCAACCCGCTCCTACGTACTGGGCACCCAGGCCGAAGTTGCCAAGCTGCAAAGCGAGTACAACAGCACAGAGGTACGAAACCAGTACTACCACATTGTGGCGCCGCAGGATGGCTATCTGGTTAAAACCCTGAAGGCCGGCATTGGCGAAACCATCAAAGAGGGAGAGGCTCTGGCCACTATTATGCCCAGCAGCCCACAGCTGGCGGCGGAGCTTTACGTGAATGCACTGGACCTGCCGCTTATAAAGCCCGGCGATGACATGCGCCTGCAGTTTGAGGGGTGGCCGGCCTTGGTATTCTCTGGCTGGCCGGGAGCAAGCTTCGGCACATTTGGTGGCACAGTGGCTGTGATCGACAACACGGGCACCAACGGGCAGTACCGCCTGCTGGTGGTGCCGGACCCGGAGCAGGAAGAGTGGCCTGATGCGCTGCGCGTCGGCTCCGGGGTGCAAGGGTGGGCCATGCTGAACACCGTTCCGATCTGGTACGAGATATGGCGCCAGCTCAACAGTTTCCCCGCCGACTATACTACCGACAAGAAGGCGACAGACACAAAAAAGAAAACTGAAACGGCTTACGAAGAAGAATGA
- a CDS encoding peptidase domain-containing ABC transporter, whose translation MSASSKNKITPMQRFLHLLSVEKREITYLYVYAVAAGLISLALPLGIQSIIGFVSSGQIPVSVVVLICLIVLALLLVGGLQVMQLWLVEYLQQRIFARTAFDFAYRIPRLQAESLTKYYPPELMNRFFDVVSLQKGLAKILLDFSTAVIQIVFGLILLSLYHPYFIFLGVILIVVLVTIIWLTGKKGVETSLEESKYKYKLVAWLEEMARSLSTFKLVGHTNLPMERTDGYVSKYLKVRKEHFSVLMTQYLSFVGFKTFITGGLLVLGCILVVQREINIGQFVASEIIIILIMNAVEKIIIKLDTVYDVLTSLDKIGMVTDLPIEDVKGTRLEELPLDGGLGIQVRHLRYRHPDTKKLVIDNISFSIKPSERVCLAGYNNSGKSTLISLLLGLYPSYEGSIVYSDVSLRDLHIGSLRSLIGDNISTEQVFDGTLIENITLGRQLPLNDVLWAIKLVGLNEFVHELPEGLQTYLVGGSQRLPGSIARKIVMARSLARRPKLLIIDDFWVGMSKKEKIHMMRTLTSQEFEWSMLIVSNDHDVMKLCDQTLLMQDGKLVASGNFEQISRHELLRELTEVTA comes from the coding sequence ATGAGTGCCTCCTCCAAAAATAAAATCACGCCAATGCAGCGTTTCCTGCACCTGCTGTCTGTAGAGAAACGTGAAATCACCTACCTCTATGTGTATGCTGTCGCGGCTGGCTTAATCAGTCTGGCACTGCCCCTGGGCATACAGAGCATTATCGGCTTCGTGTCCAGCGGCCAGATTCCCGTGTCGGTGGTGGTGCTGATCTGTTTGATCGTGCTGGCCCTGCTGCTAGTGGGTGGTTTGCAGGTGATGCAGTTGTGGCTGGTGGAGTACCTGCAGCAGCGCATCTTTGCCCGAACCGCCTTCGATTTTGCTTACCGCATCCCGCGCCTGCAGGCCGAGTCGCTGACAAAGTATTACCCGCCCGAGTTGATGAACCGTTTTTTTGATGTGGTGTCGCTGCAAAAGGGGCTGGCCAAAATACTGTTGGATTTCTCCACCGCCGTTATCCAGATTGTGTTCGGGTTGATCCTGCTGTCGCTCTATCACCCATACTTTATCTTTTTGGGCGTGATACTGATCGTCGTGCTTGTAACCATTATCTGGCTGACAGGCAAAAAAGGGGTGGAAACGAGCCTGGAAGAATCGAAGTACAAGTATAAACTGGTAGCCTGGCTGGAGGAGATGGCCCGCTCCCTGAGCACCTTTAAGCTGGTGGGCCACACCAACCTGCCCATGGAGCGCACCGACGGTTATGTAAGTAAATATCTAAAAGTGAGGAAGGAGCACTTTAGCGTGCTCATGACCCAGTACCTCAGCTTCGTTGGCTTTAAGACCTTTATCACGGGTGGCTTGCTGGTGCTGGGCTGTATTCTGGTGGTGCAGCGGGAGATCAATATCGGGCAGTTTGTCGCCTCCGAGATCATTATCATTCTTATCATGAATGCCGTGGAGAAGATCATCATAAAACTGGATACGGTGTATGACGTGCTGACAAGCCTGGACAAAATAGGCATGGTAACAGACTTGCCTATCGAAGATGTGAAGGGCACAAGACTGGAAGAGCTTCCGCTAGACGGTGGACTGGGCATACAGGTGCGCCACCTGCGTTACCGCCATCCCGACACTAAAAAGCTGGTAATCGACAACATCAGCTTTAGCATAAAGCCATCGGAGCGCGTGTGCCTGGCAGGCTACAACAATTCGGGCAAAAGCACGCTTATAAGCCTGCTGCTGGGGCTTTACCCGTCGTATGAAGGCAGCATTGTCTACAGCGATGTATCCCTCCGCGACCTGCACATCGGCAGCTTGCGCAGCCTTATCGGCGACAACATCTCGACAGAACAGGTATTTGACGGCACCTTGATCGAAAACATCACCCTAGGCCGCCAATTGCCCCTTAATGACGTGCTCTGGGCTATAAAGCTGGTTGGCCTGAATGAATTTGTACACGAACTTCCGGAGGGGCTGCAAACGTACCTTGTGGGCGGAAGCCAGCGCCTGCCGGGTAGCATTGCCCGCAAAATAGTGATGGCCCGGAGCCTGGCAAGGCGCCCTAAGCTGCTTATTATTGATGACTTCTGGGTAGGTATGAGTAAAAAAGAAAAGATACACATGATGCGTACGCTCACAAGTCAGGAATTTGAATGGAGCATGCTCATTGTCTCGAACGACCATGACGTGATGAAGCTTTGCGACCAAACCCTACTGATGCAGGACGGTAAACTCGTGGCCTCCGGCAATTTTGAGCAAATTAGCCGGCATGAATTATTGAGAGAATTAACAGAAGTAACAGCTTAG
- a CDS encoding TetR/AcrR family transcriptional regulator, which translates to MLATGIRISLNHKSYLREPEGTELGRKIISESIKLIDALGFEHFTFKKLAAEIGSTEASIYRYFENKHKLLVYLVSWYWAWVDYRVTFETNNIQDPRERLHRVLQVISSSNQNDPATTHVDERALHRIVIVEASKVYLTKEVDADNKEGYFLEYKRLCKHVAQIVLQVNPTYPYPHALTSTVLEAAHQQLFFAQHLPTLTNIHGHQHAEAETYAFLKHLIFSAIDHQ; encoded by the coding sequence ATGTTGGCAACGGGCATTAGAATTTCCTTAAACCATAAGTCTTACCTCCGGGAACCTGAGGGTACCGAGTTAGGCCGGAAAATCATCTCCGAAAGTATAAAGTTGATTGATGCACTGGGCTTTGAGCATTTCACGTTCAAAAAGCTCGCTGCCGAGATAGGCTCTACCGAGGCATCCATTTACCGCTATTTCGAGAACAAGCACAAGCTACTGGTGTACCTGGTTTCCTGGTACTGGGCCTGGGTAGATTACCGCGTTACCTTTGAGACGAACAACATACAGGACCCGCGCGAGCGCCTGCACCGCGTGCTGCAGGTTATCAGCAGCTCTAACCAGAACGATCCCGCCACCACACACGTCGACGAGAGAGCGCTGCACCGCATTGTAATTGTGGAAGCCTCTAAAGTATACCTGACCAAAGAAGTGGATGCAGACAACAAGGAAGGCTATTTTCTGGAGTACAAGCGGCTTTGCAAGCATGTGGCCCAGATCGTGCTGCAGGTAAACCCCACCTACCCCTACCCGCACGCCCTAACGAGCACGGTGTTGGAGGCGGCGCACCAGCAGCTGTTTTTTGCGCAGCATCTTCCCACGCTCACCAACATTCATGGGCATCAGCATGCCGAGGCAGAGACCTATGCATTCCTGAAGCACCTGATCTTTTCCGCAATAGACCACCAGTAA
- a CDS encoding DEAD/DEAH box helicase: MKFEDYRISDEIKNSLDKLGFRKPTDIQFKAIPPIMKGEDVLAIAQTGTGKTAAFAIPIIDRLQYGKNRKRNDGIKCVVMVPTRELALQITEVFNQIGRGTRVSTFCVFGGVEQGPQIAKLEAGIDILVATPGRLFDLVSQGYIQLHRIEVLVLDEADHMLDLGFIHDIRQLITKLPYKRQTLFFSATINEKIKELAYSLVNKPVRIQISPKDPVAKNVDHSVMYVSMDDKRFFLERVVKENPDKKILAFVRTKVRAERVVAAMERVGIEAISIHGGKEQKDRLEVMRKFKKGEVKLLVATDVSARGIDIPAVEYVVNYDLPEQPENYVHRVGRTGRAEAKGIAVSFCAPEEKPILDEIQTYLTKDIKVLELDKEDYEATIDFSPEAKYDWKALMKEAEESEEKVKAAKSKKAKAKAKKKK; this comes from the coding sequence ATGAAGTTTGAAGATTACCGCATTTCCGACGAGATAAAGAACAGCCTCGACAAGCTGGGCTTCCGGAAACCTACCGATATCCAGTTCAAGGCTATTCCACCCATTATGAAGGGGGAGGATGTGCTCGCTATTGCGCAGACCGGCACGGGCAAAACCGCTGCCTTCGCTATTCCCATCATCGACAGGCTGCAGTACGGCAAAAACCGCAAGCGGAACGACGGGATTAAGTGCGTGGTGATGGTGCCGACGCGTGAACTGGCGCTGCAGATCACTGAGGTCTTCAACCAGATTGGCCGTGGTACCCGCGTATCAACTTTCTGCGTGTTTGGCGGGGTAGAGCAGGGGCCGCAGATCGCGAAGCTGGAGGCAGGCATCGATATACTGGTAGCCACACCTGGCCGCCTGTTTGACCTGGTAAGCCAGGGTTATATTCAGCTGCACCGCATTGAGGTGCTGGTGCTCGACGAGGCTGACCACATGCTGGACCTCGGCTTTATCCACGATATCCGCCAACTGATCACGAAACTACCCTACAAGCGCCAGACGCTGTTTTTCTCGGCCACCATTAACGAAAAGATTAAGGAGCTGGCCTACTCGCTGGTGAACAAGCCGGTGCGCATCCAGATATCCCCGAAAGACCCCGTTGCCAAAAACGTGGACCACTCGGTGATGTACGTAAGTATGGATGACAAGCGCTTCTTTCTGGAGCGTGTGGTGAAGGAGAACCCTGATAAAAAGATACTGGCCTTTGTGCGCACCAAAGTACGCGCCGAGCGTGTGGTAGCGGCCATGGAGCGCGTAGGCATCGAGGCGATTAGCATACACGGGGGCAAAGAGCAGAAAGACCGCCTGGAGGTAATGCGCAAGTTTAAGAAAGGCGAGGTAAAGCTGCTGGTCGCGACGGATGTGAGTGCCCGCGGCATTGATATCCCAGCCGTAGAATACGTGGTGAACTACGATTTGCCGGAGCAGCCCGAGAACTACGTGCACCGCGTGGGCCGTACGGGCCGTGCCGAGGCAAAAGGCATCGCCGTGAGCTTTTGCGCGCCGGAAGAGAAGCCGATTCTCGATGAGATCCAAACCTACCTGACCAAAGACATCAAGGTGCTGGAGCTTGACAAGGAAGATTACGAAGCCACCATCGATTTCAGCCCGGAGGCCAAGTATGACTGGAAGGCGCTGATGAAAGAGGCGGAGGAAAGCGAGGAGAAGGTAAAGGCTGCCAAATCCAAGAAGGCAAAAGCCAAGGCAAAAAAGAAGAAATAG
- a CDS encoding dihydrofolate reductase family protein: MRKVILYIAASLDGYIAKPDGDTTWLHDERYAIAGEDYGYSALLAAIDTTLMGHSTYKVILGFDMPFPYPDKTNYVFSRSQLPDTEHVKFVQENPADFVKQLKQQAGQDIWLIGGGQLNTLLLNAGLIDEIVLTYVPIILGNGISLFAQGTQEKHLQVSQSKSFANGFVQLTLAK; the protein is encoded by the coding sequence ATGAGGAAGGTTATCCTTTACATAGCCGCCAGCTTAGATGGCTATATTGCCAAGCCTGATGGCGATACCACCTGGCTGCACGACGAACGGTATGCGATAGCGGGGGAAGACTACGGTTACAGCGCCTTGCTTGCCGCTATTGATACCACCCTGATGGGGCACAGCACCTACAAAGTCATCCTTGGCTTCGACATGCCCTTCCCCTACCCCGACAAAACCAACTACGTTTTCAGCCGCAGCCAGCTCCCTGACACTGAGCATGTAAAGTTTGTGCAGGAAAACCCAGCGGATTTTGTAAAGCAGCTGAAGCAGCAGGCAGGGCAGGATATCTGGCTCATTGGCGGCGGCCAGCTCAACACGCTGCTCCTGAACGCCGGGCTGATCGATGAAATCGTGCTCACGTATGTCCCGATTATACTTGGCAACGGCATTTCGCTGTTCGCCCAAGGCACGCAGGAAAAGCACCTTCAGGTAAGCCAGAGCAAATCTTTTGCCAACGGCTTCGTACAGCTGACACTGGCAAAGTAA
- a CDS encoding energy transducer TonB gives MNKFNLLLLLLWLPFAALAQTPAEPALVKKENKALDSVEEFHVLRSDGTIKHGPYSIKGRAWSAKGSYTMGRMSGTWTFYDFKGQPDHTYNFDNSTITYLQPDTGSFDIPVYTGEQFVTTKVDSKPLFFGGNPRMYGWIGQNARFPAVAQRNNQSGTVVICAVVTEDGELVSEQVTTSVTPLLDAEALRVVQLLPDDWTPAVVGGKSVASIVYIPVRFVIANGRK, from the coding sequence ATGAACAAATTTAACCTGCTGCTGCTCCTGCTGTGGCTTCCCTTTGCGGCACTTGCGCAAACCCCGGCAGAACCTGCTCTCGTGAAAAAGGAAAATAAGGCACTCGACTCTGTAGAGGAGTTTCATGTGCTGCGAAGCGACGGAACCATCAAGCACGGTCCCTACAGCATCAAAGGGCGCGCCTGGAGCGCCAAGGGCTCCTATACGATGGGGCGCATGTCGGGCACCTGGACCTTTTACGACTTTAAAGGCCAGCCAGACCATACCTATAATTTCGACAACAGCACTATAACATACCTGCAGCCTGATACCGGCTCGTTCGACATACCGGTATATACAGGCGAGCAGTTTGTTACAACCAAGGTTGATTCCAAACCCTTGTTCTTCGGCGGCAACCCCCGCATGTATGGTTGGATAGGGCAAAACGCCCGCTTCCCGGCCGTGGCACAGCGTAATAACCAATCAGGAACTGTAGTAATATGCGCTGTGGTAACCGAAGATGGAGAGCTGGTAAGCGAGCAGGTGACCACTTCTGTTACACCCCTTCTGGACGCAGAGGCGCTTCGCGTCGTGCAGCTCCTCCCCGATGATTGGACACCAGCTGTAGTAGGCGGCAAGTCTGTGGCATCGATCGTCTACATACCCGTTAGATTTGTCATTGCCAACGGAAGGAAGTAA
- a CDS encoding thiol-disulfide oxidoreductase DCC family protein — MTDKTPHLTAAPAKPIVVYDGDCSFCKFWISRWQRLTKDQVTYVPFQEVPEEFYGISRKQFRKSVYLITRYGQRLRGAEAVAVLLKISGYSGTWNWLYHHLPLADKIAERSYRLVADNRNSFYKLTKLLLFAKS; from the coding sequence ATGACAGACAAGACACCACACCTCACAGCAGCACCCGCTAAACCAATTGTTGTGTACGACGGCGATTGCAGTTTCTGTAAGTTTTGGATAAGCCGCTGGCAACGCCTGACAAAGGACCAGGTAACTTACGTGCCGTTTCAGGAGGTGCCGGAGGAGTTTTACGGCATCAGCAGAAAGCAATTCAGGAAATCCGTTTACCTGATAACCAGGTATGGCCAGCGCCTGCGCGGTGCAGAGGCTGTGGCCGTGTTGCTGAAGATCAGCGGGTACAGCGGTACCTGGAACTGGCTTTACCACCACTTGCCCCTGGCAGATAAAATAGCCGAGCGCAGCTACCGTTTAGTAGCCGACAATAGGAACTCCTTTTACAAGCTGACAAAGCTCCTACTGTTCGCTAAAAGCTAA
- a CDS encoding c-type cytochrome encodes MKRLFILSATLFLLLSLSYCGTARRGVPMFAPLSTENPAVAQGEVVYMEYCQKCHPGGTAGLAPAINNKPLPGFLMRFQIRNGVGIMPAFKENVISDGELDDLVAYLKALKKAKREEG; translated from the coding sequence ATGAAACGACTATTTATACTTTCCGCTACCCTGTTTCTGCTACTCTCGCTGAGCTACTGCGGCACTGCCCGCCGTGGCGTTCCCATGTTTGCGCCGCTAAGCACCGAGAACCCGGCCGTGGCACAGGGTGAGGTGGTGTATATGGAGTATTGCCAGAAGTGCCACCCTGGTGGAACCGCAGGCCTGGCGCCAGCCATCAACAACAAACCGCTGCCCGGCTTCCTGATGCGCTTTCAAATCCGAAACGGCGTGGGCATTATGCCTGCTTTTAAAGAGAACGTTATCTCTGACGGGGAACTGGATGACCTGGTTGCCTACCTGAAGGCTTTGAAGAAAGCTAAAAGAGAAGAGGGGTGA